From Scomber scombrus chromosome 6, fScoSco1.1, whole genome shotgun sequence, the proteins below share one genomic window:
- the si:dkey-24l11.2 gene encoding uncharacterized protein si:dkey-24l11.2, which produces MENGEGETTGESKPGPRTQRLCRFFSQGRHCNFGKKCRFLHERDEAKVHEKKADGTACQSDIVPHHSEVPGTDVGHRPAPSKNNSRAAPAAGRRPCRYFLSGHCTMEDRCRFWHPPHFPPVDDQPVPGNHARPVQRMPTVPRPDILKEVKLCDLTEDVAKKLLDTEIKQLKKRFPKDQLIIQERSDGMVTYYRVTVEATDPDWPFDLKEIDIMVSFPDNYPQEIFTLDIPCDQNLPPVMSRHVQEASCEWLQAKHATNQLLGKVELLFRPFLRWLDRSLERLFTEGARQLKKDIDLEKAGLQFIPYQELQATVCERPDDAEQGASDEGEAENTEDERKVEEGQEGPGCDDRQQQQEDEEEKASHVVENIKISDPRRGTEVKLLGLRLGENTATVVARQITVCLQCNRCKVTADLTLTGRTPCTAQCEKCSANINAAFRPCMLHHYSDVLGYLDLHNTTPADLVLQDCELTVGCLSCSQDGPFQNVSYGQTKEFNCEHCHSKLSILAESTRFQYIQPRTNKTGSSASAIGYKTIRDPAVQKGKPLPEKGTCKHYKQSHRWLRFPCCGRAYPCDVCHDEDQDHPMELATRMICGHCAKEQPYNNGKPCICCGSMMTRGARTSHWEGGLGCRNKVKMNKNDRQKYANTNKTVSRKAAGDKK; this is translated from the exons ATGGAGAATGGTGAAGGAGAGACAACAGGTGAATCAAAGCCAGGGCCTCGAACACAGCGGCTGTGCCGGTTCTTCTCTCAAGGGAGACACTGCAATTTTGGGAAGAAATGCAGATTTCTGCACGAAAGAGATGAAGCCAAAGTTCATGAGAAGAAAGCAGATGGGACAGCCTGCCAGTCTGACATTGTGCCACACCACTCAGAGGTCCCTGGTACAGATGTGGGGCACAGGCCTGCACCCAGTAAAAACAACTCCAGGGCTGCCCCAGCAGCTGGCCGCCGTCCCTGCCGTTACTTTCTCTCAGGGCACTGCACCATGGAGGACAGATGTCGCTTCTGGCATCCACCACATTTCCCTCCAGTAGATGACCAGCCTGTTCCTGGAAATCACGCAAGACCTGTGCAGAGGATGCCAACAGTGCCCCGCCCTGACATCCTTAAGGAGGTCAAGCTGTGTGACCTGACAGAGGATGTCGCCAAGAAGCTACTAGACACAGAGATCAAGCAGCTGAAAAAGCGTTTTCCCAAAGACCAGCTCATTATTCAAGAACGGAGCGATGGCATGGTTACTTACTACAGGGTGACTGTAGAGGCCACTGATCCAGACTGG CCTTTTGATCTGAAAGAAATTGACATCATGGTGAGCTTTCCAGACAATTACCCTCAGGAG ATTTTCACGTTGGACATACCATGTGACCAGAATCTGCCACCAGTGATGTCAAG ACATGTACAGGAAGCATCATGTGAGTGGCTTCAGGCCAAGCATGCAACCAATCAGCTTCTGGGAAAAGTAGAGCTGCTCTTTCGGCCATTTCTTCGATGGCTAGATCGTAGTTTGGAGAGACTGTTCACTGAAGGAGCCAGGCAG ttaaaaaaagacattgattTAGAAAAAGCTGGATTGCAGTTCATACCATATCAGGAGCTCCAGGCAACAGTGTGTGAAAGACCTGATGATGCAGAACAGGGTGCCAGTGATGAAGgagaagctgaaaacacagaagACGAGAGGAAagtggaggaaggacaggagggtcCAGGTTGTgatgacagacagcagcagcaggaggatgaagaggagaaagcCAGTCATGTAGTGGAAAACATTAAGATCAGTGATCCCCGCAGAGGCACAGAGGTGAAGCTGCTGGGACTGAGGCTCGGAGAGAACACCGCCACTGTAGTGGCCAGACAGATCACAGTTTGTCTTCAGTGTAATAG GTGTAAGGTAACTGCAGACCTGACACTGACTGGAAGGACACCATGCACAGCTCAGTGTGAAAAGTGCAGTGCAAACATCAACGCTGCATTCAGGCCTTGCATGCTGCACCATTACAGTGATGTTTTGGGATACCTGGACTTGCACAATACAACACCTGCTGACCTTGTGCTTCAAGACTGTGAGCTGACTGTGGGATGCCTCAGCTGCTCCCAGGATGGCCCTTTCCAG AATGTTTCTTATGGGCAAACAAAGGAGTTTAATTGTGAACACTGCCACAGCAAACTCAGCATCCTGGCTGAGAGCACAAGATTCCAGTATATTCAGCCACGTACCAACAAAACAG gttctAGTGCCTCTGCTATTGGTTATAAGACTATAAGAGATCCTGCTGTGCAAAAGGGGAAGCCGCTGCCAGAAAAAGGAACatgtaaacattataaacagagCCATCGCTGGTTAAG GTTCCCCTGCTGCGGTCGGGCATACCCCTGTGATGTGTGCCATGACGAGGACCAGGACCACCCCATGGAACTTGCCACAAGGATGATCTGTGGCCACTGTGCCAAAGAGCAG CCGTATAACAATGGGAAGCCTTGCATCTGCTGTGGAAGCATGATGACGAGAGGTGCACGCACCAGCCACTGGGAGGGAGGACTGGGATGCAGAAACAAAGTCAAAATGAACAA aAATGATCGACAAAAATATGCCAACACCAACAAGACGGTTTCAAGGAAGGCAGCTGGTGACAAGAAGTAA
- the ch25hl1.2 gene encoding cholesterol 25-hydroxylase-like protein 1, member 2, which yields MDIADSSIELWIRCLGNESLLQPMWDSLRFNYRDYLRSPLFPIVLTVSSYFVLCLPFLVCDIIGDKWAWVQQFKIQPSRRPTASTLLHCAGVTLYNHVFLVLPASVAQWLWRPPVDLPDQAPSLLELIAGVIGNLLLFDFQYFIWHLLHHRILWLYVTFHAIHHNYSSPFALATQCLGGWELVTVGFWTTLNPVILRCHLLTTWTFMMLHVYVSIEDHCGYNFPWSTSRLIPFGLYGGPSKHDVHHQKPNTNFAPHFSHWDKIFGTHADFSFISVVKYKS from the coding sequence ATGGATATTGCAGATAGCAGCATAGAGCTTTGGATAAGATGCTTAGGAAACGAGTCTTTGCTGCAGCCTATGTGGGACAGCCTGAGGTTCAACTACAGAGACTATTTGAGATCTCCACTCTTTCCCATCGTTCTGACCGTGTCCTCATACTTTGTCTTGTGCCTTCCTTTTCTTGTTTGTGACATCATAGGAGACAAGTGGGCATGGGTCCAGCAATTTAAGATCCAACCCAGTCGTCGGCCAACAGCCTCAACATTGCTGCACTGTGCAGGTGTCACCCTGTACAACCATGTGTTTCTTGTACTGCCAGCATCAGTGGCCCAGTGGCTATGGAGGCCACCTGTGGACCTGCCTGACCAGGCTCCATCTCTGCTGGAGCTGATAGCTGGAGTGATCGGCAACCTCCTGCTCTTTGACTTCCAATACTTCATCTGGCACCTGCTCCATCACCGGATCCTCTGGCTGTATGTCACTTTCCATGCCATCCATCATAATTACTCATCCCCCTTTGCTCTGGCTACTCAGTGTCTTGGTGGTTGGGAGCTGGTCACAGTTGGCTTTTGGACCACCCTGAACCCTGTGATCCTGAGATGCCATCTACTCACCACATGGACCTTCATGATGTTGCATGTCTACGTTTCCATAGAGGATCACTGCGGCTACAATTTTCCCTGGTCCACATCTCGTCTGATACCATTTGGCCTCTATGGAGGGCCCAGCAAACATGATGTGCACCATCAGAAGCCCAACACCAACTTTGCACCACACTTCAGCCACTGGGACAAAATATTCGGAACCCATGCTGACTTCAGTTTTATCAGTGTTGTGAAATATAAAAGTTGA
- the ch25hl1.1 gene encoding cholesterol 25-hydroxylase-like protein 1, member 1, with the protein MMNISEPHLQLLPSRASDCLLQPLWDYVLFHHLPLISSPFFPVIIAFSSYVFFSAPFAVLDLLGEKVPFLYQYKIQPDRKPTVRMMATSFLTAFYNHIFFVLPTVIIGMFILPAPTIPHDAPTLYEVFIDGLAMLLLFDTQYYIWHYIHHKHSQLYRWIHAIHHEYVAPFSWSTEMLSIPELMTVGLWSNQDPILLKCHPLTTWCITVFSIWMSVEDHIGYDLPWTLNHLVPFGLLGGAPAHDMHHQLPSSNFAPFFSHWDRIFGTAVPLKKKAMRRYEDK; encoded by the coding sequence ATGATGAACATCAGTGAGCCCCATTTGCAGCTTCTGCCCTCCAGGGCCTCGGactgtctgctgcagcctctctgGGATTATGTGCTTTTTCACCACCTGCCTCTCATTTCGTCTCCTTTTTTCCCGGTCATCATTGCTTTTTCCAGCTATGTATTCTTCAGTGCACCTTTTGCTGTACTGGATCTCCTGGGAGAAAAGGTGCCTTTCCTCTATCAGTACAAGATCCAACCGGACAGAAAGCCAACAGTTAGAATGATGGCTACCAGTTTCCTGACGGCATTTTATAACCACATTTTCTTTGTTCTACCAACTGTAATAATAGGCATGTTCATACTGCCTGCACCAACAATACCACATGATGCTCCTACTCTGTATGAGGTATTCATTGATGGACTAGCTATGCTTCTCCTCTTTGACACTCAGTACTATATTTGGCATTACATTCATCACAAGCATTCTCAGCTTTACCGATGGATACATGCAATCCACCATGAATATGTGGCACCCTTCTCTTGGTCTACTGAGATGCTCAGCATCCCAGAACTGATGACTGTGGGACTCTGGAGCAACCAGGACCCGATTCTTTTAAAGTGTCACCCACTGACCACATGGTGCATCACAGTTTTCAGCATCTGGATGTCTGTAGAGGACCACATAGGCTATGACCTACCCTGGACCCTTAATCACCTGGTGCCTTTTGGACTGCTGGGTGGTGCACCAGCTCATGACATGCACCACCAGCTGCCGAGCAGCAACTTTGCACCTTTCTTCAGCCACTGGGACAGAATCTTTGGCACTGCCGTCCCTCTGAAGAAAAAAGCTATGAGAAGATATGAAGACAAgtga